One genomic window of Pocillopora verrucosa isolate sample1 chromosome 8, ASM3666991v2, whole genome shotgun sequence includes the following:
- the LOC131780413 gene encoding uncharacterized protein has product MEFKPRNCRRWWRYICSERKQQVFDHSWRWRRSQHPGCDASINITGNEGNNSSLGSGGSQGHGGKTSGGGGGGWGFYNNGQDTQYSKNKGGKGYLQGGVGVNATGGFGGGGGLRGGNHGAGGYSGGNGGADEQFSCGGGGGSFNNGTNQ; this is encoded by the exons atggaATTCAAACCGAGAAACTGCcggaggtggtggaggtacatttgtagtgaaagaaaacaacaagtctTTGATCATagctggaggtggaggaggagtCAACATCCAGGATGTGATGCATCCATAAACATAACAGGGAATGAAGGGAACAACTCGTCACTGGGGTCAGGAGGAAGCCAAGGACATGGAGGAAAAACTAGTG gtggcggcggcggcggctGGGGCTTCTACAATAATGGACAAGATACACAGTACTCTAAAAATAAAGGAGGTAAAGGATATCTTCAAGGAGGAGTGGGTGTAAATGCTACGGGTGGTTTCGGAGGGGGAGGTGGTTTACGTGGAGGCAACCATGGAGCTGGAGGTTATTCTGGAGGAAATGGTGGAGCTGATGAACAGTTctcctgtgggggagggggtggatcTTTTAACAATGGGACAAATCAgtaa
- the LOC131780412 gene encoding uncharacterized protein — protein MLAKPALVILLLVATANWTSASPVRSARSPSKKVVDYKVHISETGTEYNETIEVATEKQTELFKVPAHNDVDESNILHDFKTNMTMMLLPEKKICYLMPLSEEMPTPAKLESDLDRTEELDKDKTKIIESKWIVDKEMANRSQLSEELANFCPQYPIYQVKMMDDSLTSTRVETEGTQHRSRRNARSFPPIHPCNLCAGGKGTVTYWDKCWCSNIGGYWKIETKIASRTCVTIRECFLWFCWSKHLVNYVYCSQYVCQRPTYYRPRPYDELRPYDERNVSIAL, from the exons ATGCTCGCT AAACCAGCCCTCGTAATCCTGCTGCTTGTTGCCACAGCAAACTGGACATCTGCAAGTCCCGTCCGTTCCGCTCGCTCTCCTTCCAAGaaa GTTGTGGATTATAAAGTTCATATCAGCGAGACTGGGACAGAGTACAACGAGACCATCGAAGTGGCCACGGAAAAGCAAACTGAACTGTTTAAAGTTCCTGCTCATAATGACGTGGACGAAAGCAATATTTTGCACGACTTTAAGACG AATATGACTATGATGCTGTTGCCGGAAAAAAAGATATGCTACCTTATGCCACTGTCAGAAGAGATGCCGACACCAGCAAAACTCGAGAGTGATCTTGACCGGACAGAG GAATTAGACAAGGACAAGACCAAAATAATTGAAAGCAAGTGGATAGTAGACAAAGAGATGGCTAATCGGTCTCAACTGAGCGAGGAGTTGGCAAACTTTTGTCCACAATACCCGATATATCAGGTGAAAATGATGGACGACTCATTGACTTCTACAAGGGTTGAGACAGAAG GAACGCAACATCGCAGTCGTCGAAATGCGAGATCATTTCCGCCAATTCACCCATGTAATCTGTGCGCAGGTGGAAAAGGCACCGTTACCTATTGGGATAAGTGTTGGTGTTCCAATATTGGAGGATACTGGAAAATTGAAACCAAGATAGCTTCACGTACATGCGTTACGATCCGGGAGtgttttttgtggttttgttggtCAAAGCACTTGGTTAACTATGTATATTGTTCCCAATATGTTTGCCAACGTCCAACATACTATAGACCACGCCCATATGATGAGCTACGCCCATATGATGAACGAAACGTATCCATCGCGTTGTAG